In Dehalococcoidia bacterium, the DNA window GGTGGCCAGCACCCGGGCGGCCGTGGTTATGGTGGAGGCCGGGGCCAGCGAGCTGCCCGAGGAGCTGGTGCTGGAGGCCATCCGTCAGGCCCACGTAGTCAACCAGGAGGTCATCTCCCTTCAGGACGAGATGGCCGCCACCCTGGGACGGCCCAAGATATCCTGGGAGTCGCCACCTCTGGGCGAGGAAGTGGTCCAGGCGGTGCGCGAGTTCGTGCGGTCACAACAGTGGGACCTGCTGGCGGCCGCCAAAGAGGAGCGACAGGCCCTGCTGGACCAGCGCCGACAGGAGCTGCTGGCAGCCCTGGGAGAGACCTATCCCCAGGACCAGCTCCTGCGGGCCTTCGAGGAAGAGGTCCGGCGGGTGTTCCGAACTCGCATCCTGGAGGAGGGGCTGCGGCCCGACGGGCGCCGTCCTGACGAGCTGCGGCCCGTCTCGGCGGCGGTGGGGCTGCTGCCCCGCACCCACGGCTCCGGGCTGTTCACCCGCGGCGAGACGCAGGTGCTGACCATCGCCACCCTGGGGTCCCTGGGCGAGCGCCAGGAGCTGGACACCATCGAGCCGGAGGAGTCCAAGCGCTTCATCCACCACTACAACTTCCCGCCCTTCTCCACCGGAGAAGCGCGGCCCCTGCGCGGCCCCAGCCGTCGCGAGATCGGCCACGGCGCCCTGGCCGAGCGGGCCTTGGAGCCCGTTATCCCCAGCGAGGAGGAGTTCCCCTACACCATCCGGCTGGTATCGGAGGTGCTGTCCAGCAACGGCAGCACTTCCATGGCCAGCGTCTGCGGCAGCACGCTGTCGCTGATGGACGCCGGTGTGCCCATCAAGGCGCCGGTGGCCGGGGTGGCCATGGGGCTGGTGACGGGGGAGGACGGCCGCTTTACCGTGCTGACGGACATCGCCGGCCTGGAGGACCACTACGGCGACATGGACTTCAAGGTGGCCGGCACGGCCGAGGGCATCACCGCCCTGCAGCTGGACATCAAGATCAAGGGGCTGGATTTCGCTGTGCTGGAGCAGGCCCTCCGCCAGGCACGGGAGGCCCGCCTGCACATCCTGCAGCGGATGCTGGAGACGATACCCGAGTCGCGAGCGGAGCTTTCGCCCTACGCACCGCGCATGTACCGCATCCAGATACCGGTGGAGAAGATAGGCGCCGTCATCGGCCCCGGCGGGAGGGTCATCCGCTCCATCATCGACGAGACCAAGTGCACCATCGACGTCGAGGACGACGGCACCGTCTACATCGGTTCCCCCAGCGAAGCGGCCGCGCGTCGCGCCATCGAGATCATCGAGGGCCTCACCAAAGAAGTGAAAGTGGGGGAGATCTTCACCGGCAAGGTGACACGGCTGGTGCCCTTCGGCGCCTTCGTGGAGATCCTGCCCGGCAAGGAAGGGCTGGTGCGCACCGAGGAGCTGGCCGACTACCGTGCCCGCCGCCCCGAGGACGTGGTGCGGGTGGGCGACGAGATCATGGTCATGGTCACCGAGGTGGACCAGTTCGGGCGCATCAACCTCTCGCGGCGGGCCGTGCTGGAGGGGCTGCAGCCCGAGGACGTGGTGAAGGCGGCCCGTGCCGCCCAGTCACGCCCGAGCGGAAGGCCCCAGCAGCCGCAACCAGGACGTCGGCCGCCCGACAACCGCTTTCGCGGGGGCGGGCAGCGGGGCCAGGGCCCCCAGCGGCCGCCTCAGGTGCGGCGCGGGCCTGAGCCTCCGCCTCCCCCGCCACCCAGGCCCCCCTCCAGCTTCCGCTAACGCGAGGGTGCCATGGCCGTCCGCGTGGCGGTGAGCGGCACGGGGCGCATGGGGAGGGAGGTGCTGGCCGCCCTCTGCCGGGAAGAGGACCTGGAGCCGGTGGCCGTGGTCTCCCGCTCCGCCCAGGAGGAGTACCTGCCCCTGCCCGATGGCTCCGGCCTGGTGCCTTTCGGCAACGACCCCCTTCCCCTCTTCCAGCGGACGCAGCCCCAGGTGGTGGTGGACTTCACCCACGCCGACTTCGCCCCCAGGGTGGCCCGCGCCGCCCTGGAGGTGGGCGCCCGGCCCGTCATCGGCACCTCGGGCCTGAACGAGGCCTTTTTGCAGGAGCTGCGAGAAGAGTGTCAGCGGCGCCGACTGGGGGCCGTCGTGGCTGCCAACTTTGCCATCGGGGGCGTGCTGATGGTCCACCTGGCCAGGATAGCCGCCCGCTACTTCGACGCCGCCGAGATCATCGAAATGCACCACGACCAGAAGGCCGACGCCCCCTCCGGCACGGCCCTGGCCACCGCCCGGGCCATGCTGGAGGGCCGGGGCGGCCCCTTCCGCCGCCCCGAGACCCAGCGAGAAAATCTGCCCGGGACCCGCGGCGGCCATGTGGACGGCATCACCATCCACAGCGTGCGCCTTCCCGGCCTGGTGGCCCACCAGGAGGTGGTCTTGGGCGGGCCGGGACAGGTGCTGACCATCCGCCACGACTCCACCAGCCGCGAGTCCTTCATTCCGGGCGTCCTGCTGGCCGTGCGCAGGGTGATGGAGCTGGAGGAACTGGTCGTGGGGCTCGAGTCCATCCTGGGACTCGAGTGAGGGGACGATGGCTGGCAAGACAGTGGCGATCATGGGGGGAGGCGTGGGCGGCCTGGTGGCCGCCAACCGTCTGCGCCAGCTGCTCCCGCGCGAGCACCGGGTGGTGGTGGTGGACCGCAACCCCATCCACGCCTTCGCACCCGCCTTCACCTGGGTGATGCTGGGCTGGCAGAAGCCGGCCCGCATCGTGGGCGACCTGCGCCATCTCCGTCGCCGCGGCATAGACGTGTTGCTGGACGAGGTGACGGCCATCGACCTGGAACGTCGCCGCCTCGTCCTCACCCGTCAGGAGGTGCCCTTCGATTACTTGGTCCTTTCGCCGGGGGTGGAATACGGCACCGGCGACATCCCCGGCCTGGCCCGTGCCTGGACCTTCTACCACCTGGACGGCGCCGAGGCCCTGCGCGATGAGCTGGAGAAGCTGCGGGAGGGGCGCATCGTCATCCTGATCCCCTCCGTCCCCTACAAGTGTCCCGCCGCCCCCTACGAGGCCGCCCTCCTGCTGGACTATTACTACCGCAAGCGCGGCTCGAGGGAGCGGGTGGACATCCGCATCTACACGCCCGAGCCCCAGCCCCTGCCGGTGGCCGGCCCGAGGGTGGGCGAGCAGGTGCTGGAGATGCTCTCGGCCCGAGAGATATGGTTCGGCCCCCGCATGCAGGTGCGGGCGGTGGACCAGGACGCCCGCACGGTGGAGTTTGCCGACGGCTCTCGGGCGTCCTTCGACCTGCTCATCGGGGTGCCTGTGCATTCGGCCCCGCGGGTGGTGCGAGAGGCGGGCCTGGTGGGGGAGAGGGGCTGGGTGGAGGTGGATCGAGAGACCCTGG includes these proteins:
- the dapB gene encoding 4-hydroxy-tetrahydrodipicolinate reductase; the encoded protein is MAVRVAVSGTGRMGREVLAALCREEDLEPVAVVSRSAQEEYLPLPDGSGLVPFGNDPLPLFQRTQPQVVVDFTHADFAPRVARAALEVGARPVIGTSGLNEAFLQELREECQRRRLGAVVAANFAIGGVLMVHLARIAARYFDAAEIIEMHHDQKADAPSGTALATARAMLEGRGGPFRRPETQRENLPGTRGGHVDGITIHSVRLPGLVAHQEVVLGGPGQVLTIRHDSTSRESFIPGVLLAVRRVMELEELVVGLESILGLE
- a CDS encoding NAD(P)/FAD-dependent oxidoreductase, which produces MAGKTVAIMGGGVGGLVAANRLRQLLPREHRVVVVDRNPIHAFAPAFTWVMLGWQKPARIVGDLRHLRRRGIDVLLDEVTAIDLERRRLVLTRQEVPFDYLVLSPGVEYGTGDIPGLARAWTFYHLDGAEALRDELEKLREGRIVILIPSVPYKCPAAPYEAALLLDYYYRKRGSRERVDIRIYTPEPQPLPVAGPRVGEQVLEMLSAREIWFGPRMQVRAVDQDARTVEFADGSRASFDLLIGVPVHSAPRVVREAGLVGERGWVEVDRETLATAWEGVYAIGDVTHIPLANGLPLPKAGVFAHAEAEVVARNIAAQVEGQSDRYAFAGQGQCFLETGYNRAALVQGDFFAEPEPQVSLRQPSLFWHLVKAGFARWWLWRWL
- a CDS encoding polyribonucleotide nucleotidyltransferase; translation: MENAVYTFQREIGGRQLTVECGLLARQANGAVTVRYGDTVVLVTACMSKPREGVDFLPLTVDFEERLYAAGKIPGSWFRREGRPSTSAILTARLTDRPLRPLFPKGFRHDVQIIITALSADQENDHDILGIIGASAALTISDIPFEGPVGATRIGYIDGQFVVNPTFAQRKDSLLDLVVASTRAAVVMVEAGASELPEELVLEAIRQAHVVNQEVISLQDEMAATLGRPKISWESPPLGEEVVQAVREFVRSQQWDLLAAAKEERQALLDQRRQELLAALGETYPQDQLLRAFEEEVRRVFRTRILEEGLRPDGRRPDELRPVSAAVGLLPRTHGSGLFTRGETQVLTIATLGSLGERQELDTIEPEESKRFIHHYNFPPFSTGEARPLRGPSRREIGHGALAERALEPVIPSEEEFPYTIRLVSEVLSSNGSTSMASVCGSTLSLMDAGVPIKAPVAGVAMGLVTGEDGRFTVLTDIAGLEDHYGDMDFKVAGTAEGITALQLDIKIKGLDFAVLEQALRQAREARLHILQRMLETIPESRAELSPYAPRMYRIQIPVEKIGAVIGPGGRVIRSIIDETKCTIDVEDDGTVYIGSPSEAAARRAIEIIEGLTKEVKVGEIFTGKVTRLVPFGAFVEILPGKEGLVRTEELADYRARRPEDVVRVGDEIMVMVTEVDQFGRINLSRRAVLEGLQPEDVVKAARAAQSRPSGRPQQPQPGRRPPDNRFRGGGQRGQGPQRPPQVRRGPEPPPPPPPRPPSSFR